One stretch of Molothrus aeneus isolate 106 chromosome 2, BPBGC_Maene_1.0, whole genome shotgun sequence DNA includes these proteins:
- the LOC136569879 gene encoding taste receptor type 2 member 40-like, whose translation MLPPLLIVSISIVAVEVVVGFIGNGFITTVNTINWIKSKKTSSADMILIFLSTSRFILQVTVLMHIHSLYFADVFKLASVYKDFGAVWMFVNHSSLWFSTWLYVLYCVKIINTTHWLLLQIKCRIAGMVPWLLFGSLVISSMTSLPLLWITPSTYLCSSTGNCRENSTAHVMDWDSSSLYLLVLYFVGCFFPLVLSVVTSALLITSLWKHRKTMQCYADTFTDTMIDVHLNAIKSIISFLILYLSSFVAQILLILSTSQSKDVVKVAVSLVVAGAYPSMHSIILIIVNSKLKLAFRNLCLHFKCHLEDKPPSPRLERNTLQ comes from the coding sequence ATGTTGCCACCACTTCTTATTGTTTCAATAAGCATTGTAGCTGTTGAAGTTGTTGTTGGATTTATTGGAAATGGATTTATTACAACTGTTAATACAATTAATTGgatcaaaagcaaaaaaacatcTTCTGCTGATATGATCCTGATATTTCTGAGCACATCAAGATTTATCTTGCAGGTGACAGTCCTGATGCACATCCACAGTCTCTACTTTGCTGATGTGTTTAAGTTGGCTTCAGTGTACAAGGACTTTGGTGCTGTGTGGATGTTTGTAAACCATAGCAGCTTGTGGTTCAGTACCTGGCTCTATGTACTGTACTGTGTAAAAATAATCAATACCACtcactggctgctgctgcaaatcAAGTGCAGAATAGCTGGGATGGTCCCATGGCTTCTTTTTGGATCGCTGGTGATCTCCTCTATGACTTCTCTTCCTTTACTATGGATTACACCCAGCACTTACCTATGCAGCTCAACAGGgaactgcagagaaaacagcacagcTCATGTCATGGACTGGGATAGTTCATCTCTCTACTTGCTGGTTCTTTACTTTGTAGGTTGCTTTTTCCCTCTAGTACTCTCCGTGGTGACCTCAGCTCTGTTAATTACTTCTCTGTGGAAACACAGAAAGACAATGCAATGTTATGCAGATACTTTCACGGATACTATGATAGACGTTCACCTAAATGCTATTAAATccattatttctttcttaatcCTGTATCTTTCCAGTTTTGTAGCTCAAATTCTGTTGATACTCTCGACATCTCAAAGTAAAGATGTGGTGAAAGTTGCAGTATCCTTAGTTGTAGCTGGGGCATATCCTTCCATGCACTCAATTATCCTGATCATAGTCAATTCAAAACTGAAATTGGCGTTTAGGAACCTTTGCCTGCATTTTAAGTGTCATTTGGAAGATAAGCCTCCAAGCCCCAGGCTTGAGAGAAACACTCTCCAGTAA